In the genome of Mycteria americana isolate JAX WOST 10 ecotype Jacksonville Zoo and Gardens chromosome 7, USCA_MyAme_1.0, whole genome shotgun sequence, one region contains:
- the ECT2 gene encoding protein ECT2 isoform X4: protein MADNSTLVSETGRSLLADSSVLDSKIIETSKENVFPGSVLDVEEEMPQIETRVVLVREAGKHEELLKALEEIKVPYIKTDTIEELGDSDSPEFETIFVVSDFQDSIFNNLCKADCRVIGPPVVLHCAQKGEPLPFSCRPLYCASMLNLVLCFTGFRKKDELVKLVTLVHHMGGIIRRDFSSKVTHLVANSTHGDKFRIAVSLGTPIVKAEWIYKAWEKRNEIDFCAADDDFRNQFKVLPFQDCMLSFLGFSDDEKANMEEMTEMQGGHYLPVGDERCTHLVVEESTVKDLPFEPLKNLYVVKQEWFWGSIQMDARAGESMYLFEKSESPGLKKSVSLLSLNTPNSNRKRRRLKETLAQLTRETDMSPFPPRKRPSAEHSLSIGSLLDISNTPDSSTTNGETPKSCARPSKNSTPLPLKQSARWQVAKELYQTESNYVDILTTIIQLFQVPLEKEGQLGGPILAQEEIKTIFGSIPDILDVHTKIKEDLEDLMMNWTESKSIGDIILKYSKDLLKTYPPFVNFFEMSKETITRCEKQKPRFHAFLKINQAKPECGRQSLAELLIRPVQRLPSVALLLNDIKKHTAEENPDKVTLERAIESLKEVMTHINEDKRKTEAQRQFFDVVYEVDGCPANLLSSHRSLVQRLETVALGDDLCDRGEQVTLFLFNDCLEIARKRHKVIGAFKSPHGHTRPPASLKHVVLMPLSQIKKVLDIRETEDCHKAFALVVRPPTELNNKLLSFQMTTEEPPKEDWLKMLCRHVANTICKADAENLIYTADPDSVEVNTKDMDSTLSRASRAIKKTSKKVTRAFSFSKTPKRALRRALMSHSATEGRSPSSANESYIGSRLTSTSSLAGVPSPSLVSLPSIFEKRSHTLSRSTTHLI from the exons ATGGCTGACAACAGTACGCTGGTGTCTGAAACTGGGAGGAGCCTCTTGGCTGATTCTTCTGTCCTTGATTCAAAAATTATAGAAACCTCCAAAGAGAATGTATTTCCTGGATCTGTTTTGGATGTTGAAG aagaaatgcctCAAATAGAAACAAGAGTGGTTTTGGTTCGGGAAGCAGGGAAACATGAGGAGCTTCTGAAAGCCTTGGAG GAAATTAAAGTGCCCTACATAAAGACAGACACGATAGAAGAGCTTGGAGATTCTGATTCCCCAGAATTTGAGACTATCTTCGTTGTATCAGACTTCCAAGATTCTATCTTTAACAACCTCTGCAAAGCAGATTGCCGTGTCATTGGACCTCCAGTAGTACTGCACTGTGCACAAAAAGGAGAG CCTTTACCTTTCTCCTGTCGTCCACTGTACTGTGCAAGTATGTTGAACTTGGTACTGTGCTTTACAGGattcagaaagaaagatgaatta gttaaGCTAGTGACCTTGGTTCATCATATGGGTGGAATTATTCGAAGGGACTTTAGCTCAAAAGTTACACATCTGGTGGCCAACTCAACACATGGAGACAAATTCAGA ATTGCTGTAAGTCTTGGTACTCCTATCGTGAAAGCTGAGTGGATTTATAAGGCTTGggagaaaaggaatgaaat tGATTTCTGTGCAGCTGATGATGACTTCAGAAATCAATTCAAGGTTCTTCCCTTCCAGGATTGCATGTTAAGTTTCCTTGGATTCTCTGATGATGAGAAAGCTAACAtggaagaaatgacagaaatgcaaG gaGGACATTATTTACCAGTTGGTGATGAAAGGTGTACGCACTTAGTGGTTGAAGAAAGTACAGTAAAAGATCTTCCATTTGAACCTTTAAAAAACCTTTATGTTGTAAAGCAAGAG tggTTCTGGGGAAGCATTCAAATGGATGCCAGAGCTGGAGAGTCCATGTATTTATTTGAGAAG TCAGAGAGTCCTGGCCTCAAGAAGTCTGTGTCACTACTTTCTCTGAATACTCCAAACAGCAATCGTAAAAGACGCCGTTTGAAAGAAACTCTTGCACAACTGACCAGAGAAACAGACATGTCGCCGTTCCCTCCTCGGAAACGCCCATCAGCTGAACATTCACTTTCTATTGGGTCCTTGCTGGATATTTCTAACACTCCAGACTCGAGCACTACCAATGGAG AAACGCCAAAATCCTGTGCAAGGCCTTCCAAAAACTCAACTCCTCTTCCACTAAAGCAGTCTGCAAGATGGCAGGTTGCAAAGGAATTGTATCAGACAGAAAGTAACTATGTGGATATTCTAACAACAATCATTCAG TTATTTCAAGTTCCGTTGGAGAAGGAAGGACAACTTGGAGGACCAATCCTTGCACAAGAAGAGATTAAGACCATATTTGGCAGCATTCCAGATATTCTTGATGTGCACACTAAAATCAAG GAAGACCTGGAAGATCTTATGATGAATTGGACTGAAAGCAAAAGTATTGGTGATATCATTCTTAAATat TCAAAAGACTTGTTGAAAACATACCCTCCATTTGTGAATTTCTTCGAAATGAGCAAGGAGACTATTACTAGATGTGAAAAACAGAAGCCAAGGTTTCATGCCTTCCTAAAG ATAAACCAAGCTAAACCTGAATGTGGCCGCCAAAGCCTAGCTGAACTCCTTATCCGTCCTGTTCAAAGGCTGCCTAGTGTTGCTCTACTACTAAATG ataTTAAGAAGCATACAGCAGAAGAGAACCCAGATAAAGTAACTCTAGAGAGAGCTATTGAATCACTAAAGGAAGTGATGAC ACACATtaatgaagacaaaagaaaaacagaggcacAAAGGCAGTTCTTTGACGTTGTCTATGAAGTTGATGGATGTCCA GCCAATCTCTTGTCCTCTCACCGAAGCTTAGTTCAGCGTTTGGAAACCGTAGCGCTTGGCGATGACCTCTGTGACAGGGGAGAACAGGTCACACTCTTTCTGTTCAATGATTGCCTAGAG ATTGCGAGGAAACGGCATAAAGTTATTGGTGCTTTCAAGAGCCCACATGGCCACACGAGGCCTCCTGCATCTCTCAAGCATGTTGTTCTCATGCCTCTCTCCCAGATCAAGAAAGTCCTAGACATCAGGGAGACAGAAG ATTGCCATAAAGCTTTTGCCTTAGTTGTGCGGCCACCTACAGAACTCAACAACAAGCTACTCAGTTTCCAGATGACAACTGAAGAACCTCCTAAAGAAGATTGGTTGAAGATGTTGTGTCGGCATGTGGCTAACACTATTTGTAAAGCAGATGCA GAAAATCTCATTTATACTGCTGACCCTGATTCAGTTGAAGTAAATACTAAAGATATGGACAGTACTTTAAGCAGAGCTTCCAGGGCaataaagaaaacatcaaaaaag GTTACaagagcattttctttctcaaaaacaCCAAAGAGAGCTCTTCGAAGGGCTTTAATGTCACATAGTGCAACAGAAGGAAGAAGTCCCAGTTCAGCTAATGAGAGTTATATAGGCAGCCGACTGACTAGTACGTCATCATTAGCG GGTGTTCCTTCTCCTTCGTTGGTCAGTCTTCCCTCAATCTTTGAAAAAAGGAGTCATACATTAAGTCGATCAACAACCCACTTGATATGA
- the ECT2 gene encoding protein ECT2 isoform X2, translating to MADNSTLVSETGRSLLADSSVLDSKIIETSKENVFPGSVLDVEEEMPQIETRVVLVREAGKHEELLKALEEIKVPYIKTDTIEELGDSDSPEFETIFVVSDFQDSIFNNLCKADCRVIGPPVVLHCAQKGEPLPFSCRPLYCASMLNLVLCFTGFRKKDELVKLVTLVHHMGGIIRRDFSSKVTHLVANSTHGDKFRIAVSLGTPIVKAEWIYKAWEKRNEIDFCAADDDFRNQFKVLPFQDCMLSFLGFSDDEKANMEEMTEMQGGHYLPVGDERCTHLVVEESTVKDLPFEPLKNLYVVKQEWFWGSIQMDARAGESMYLFEKSESPGLKKSVSLLSLNTPNSNRKRRRLKETLAQLTRETDMSPFPPRKRPSAEHSLSIGSLLDISNTPDSSTTNGETPKSCARPSKNSTPLPLKQSARWQVAKELYQTESNYVDILTTIIQLFQVPLEKEGQLGGPILAQEEIKTIFGSIPDILDVHTKIKEDLEDLMMNWTESKSIGDIILKYSKDLLKTYPPFVNFFEMSKETITRCEKQKPRFHAFLKINQAKPECGRQSLAELLIRPVQRLPSVALLLNDIKKHTAEENPDKVTLERAIESLKEVMTHINEDKRKTEAQRQFFDVVYEVDGCPANLLSSHRSLVQRLETVALGDDLCDRGEQVTLFLFNDCLEIARKRHKVIGAFKSPHGHTRPPASLKHVVLMPLSQIKKVLDIRETEDCHKAFALVVRPPTELNNKLLSFQMTTEEPPKEDWLKMLCRHVANTICKADAENLIYTADPDSVEVNTKDMDSTLSRASRAIKKTSKKVTRAFSFSKTPKRALRRALMSHSATEGRSPSSANESYIGSRLTSTSSLAIARSSSTCSLNGSVKCVVNVHRSNSVRWSSQNSRPRPVLCPGSPNIHLSNAVEEKTSSNLESLNGHALDRSCPVPIITTTCGDAGDNNQCGAEKLCPSNPDC from the exons ATGGCTGACAACAGTACGCTGGTGTCTGAAACTGGGAGGAGCCTCTTGGCTGATTCTTCTGTCCTTGATTCAAAAATTATAGAAACCTCCAAAGAGAATGTATTTCCTGGATCTGTTTTGGATGTTGAAG aagaaatgcctCAAATAGAAACAAGAGTGGTTTTGGTTCGGGAAGCAGGGAAACATGAGGAGCTTCTGAAAGCCTTGGAG GAAATTAAAGTGCCCTACATAAAGACAGACACGATAGAAGAGCTTGGAGATTCTGATTCCCCAGAATTTGAGACTATCTTCGTTGTATCAGACTTCCAAGATTCTATCTTTAACAACCTCTGCAAAGCAGATTGCCGTGTCATTGGACCTCCAGTAGTACTGCACTGTGCACAAAAAGGAGAG CCTTTACCTTTCTCCTGTCGTCCACTGTACTGTGCAAGTATGTTGAACTTGGTACTGTGCTTTACAGGattcagaaagaaagatgaatta gttaaGCTAGTGACCTTGGTTCATCATATGGGTGGAATTATTCGAAGGGACTTTAGCTCAAAAGTTACACATCTGGTGGCCAACTCAACACATGGAGACAAATTCAGA ATTGCTGTAAGTCTTGGTACTCCTATCGTGAAAGCTGAGTGGATTTATAAGGCTTGggagaaaaggaatgaaat tGATTTCTGTGCAGCTGATGATGACTTCAGAAATCAATTCAAGGTTCTTCCCTTCCAGGATTGCATGTTAAGTTTCCTTGGATTCTCTGATGATGAGAAAGCTAACAtggaagaaatgacagaaatgcaaG gaGGACATTATTTACCAGTTGGTGATGAAAGGTGTACGCACTTAGTGGTTGAAGAAAGTACAGTAAAAGATCTTCCATTTGAACCTTTAAAAAACCTTTATGTTGTAAAGCAAGAG tggTTCTGGGGAAGCATTCAAATGGATGCCAGAGCTGGAGAGTCCATGTATTTATTTGAGAAG TCAGAGAGTCCTGGCCTCAAGAAGTCTGTGTCACTACTTTCTCTGAATACTCCAAACAGCAATCGTAAAAGACGCCGTTTGAAAGAAACTCTTGCACAACTGACCAGAGAAACAGACATGTCGCCGTTCCCTCCTCGGAAACGCCCATCAGCTGAACATTCACTTTCTATTGGGTCCTTGCTGGATATTTCTAACACTCCAGACTCGAGCACTACCAATGGAG AAACGCCAAAATCCTGTGCAAGGCCTTCCAAAAACTCAACTCCTCTTCCACTAAAGCAGTCTGCAAGATGGCAGGTTGCAAAGGAATTGTATCAGACAGAAAGTAACTATGTGGATATTCTAACAACAATCATTCAG TTATTTCAAGTTCCGTTGGAGAAGGAAGGACAACTTGGAGGACCAATCCTTGCACAAGAAGAGATTAAGACCATATTTGGCAGCATTCCAGATATTCTTGATGTGCACACTAAAATCAAG GAAGACCTGGAAGATCTTATGATGAATTGGACTGAAAGCAAAAGTATTGGTGATATCATTCTTAAATat TCAAAAGACTTGTTGAAAACATACCCTCCATTTGTGAATTTCTTCGAAATGAGCAAGGAGACTATTACTAGATGTGAAAAACAGAAGCCAAGGTTTCATGCCTTCCTAAAG ATAAACCAAGCTAAACCTGAATGTGGCCGCCAAAGCCTAGCTGAACTCCTTATCCGTCCTGTTCAAAGGCTGCCTAGTGTTGCTCTACTACTAAATG ataTTAAGAAGCATACAGCAGAAGAGAACCCAGATAAAGTAACTCTAGAGAGAGCTATTGAATCACTAAAGGAAGTGATGAC ACACATtaatgaagacaaaagaaaaacagaggcacAAAGGCAGTTCTTTGACGTTGTCTATGAAGTTGATGGATGTCCA GCCAATCTCTTGTCCTCTCACCGAAGCTTAGTTCAGCGTTTGGAAACCGTAGCGCTTGGCGATGACCTCTGTGACAGGGGAGAACAGGTCACACTCTTTCTGTTCAATGATTGCCTAGAG ATTGCGAGGAAACGGCATAAAGTTATTGGTGCTTTCAAGAGCCCACATGGCCACACGAGGCCTCCTGCATCTCTCAAGCATGTTGTTCTCATGCCTCTCTCCCAGATCAAGAAAGTCCTAGACATCAGGGAGACAGAAG ATTGCCATAAAGCTTTTGCCTTAGTTGTGCGGCCACCTACAGAACTCAACAACAAGCTACTCAGTTTCCAGATGACAACTGAAGAACCTCCTAAAGAAGATTGGTTGAAGATGTTGTGTCGGCATGTGGCTAACACTATTTGTAAAGCAGATGCA GAAAATCTCATTTATACTGCTGACCCTGATTCAGTTGAAGTAAATACTAAAGATATGGACAGTACTTTAAGCAGAGCTTCCAGGGCaataaagaaaacatcaaaaaag GTTACaagagcattttctttctcaaaaacaCCAAAGAGAGCTCTTCGAAGGGCTTTAATGTCACATAGTGCAACAGAAGGAAGAAGTCCCAGTTCAGCTAATGAGAGTTATATAGGCAGCCGACTGACTAGTACGTCATCATTAGCG ATTGCTCGTTCATCTTCTACGTGCAGCCTAAATGGATCTGTCAAATGTGTTGTTAATGTTCATCGCTCCAATTCTGTTCGTTGGAGCTCTCAAAATTCCAGGCCTCGACCTGTGCTGTGTCCTGGCTCTCCAAATATTCATCTTTCAaatgctgtagaagaaaaaaccTCTTCCAACTTGGAAAGCTTAAATGGTCATGCCTTGGACAGATCATGTCCTGTCCCTATTATTACTACCACTTGTGGTGATGCTGGAGATAATAATCAGTGTGGTGCTGAAAAACTCTGTCCATCAAATCCTGACTGCTAA
- the ECT2 gene encoding protein ECT2 isoform X1 — MADNSTLVSETGRSLLADSSVLDSKIIETSKENVFPGSVLDVEEEMPQIETRVVLVREAGKHEELLKALETIKIMEVPVIKIKETSPGKSEEKLIKSIIHMEIKVPYIKTDTIEELGDSDSPEFETIFVVSDFQDSIFNNLCKADCRVIGPPVVLHCAQKGEPLPFSCRPLYCASMLNLVLCFTGFRKKDELVKLVTLVHHMGGIIRRDFSSKVTHLVANSTHGDKFRIAVSLGTPIVKAEWIYKAWEKRNEIDFCAADDDFRNQFKVLPFQDCMLSFLGFSDDEKANMEEMTEMQGGHYLPVGDERCTHLVVEESTVKDLPFEPLKNLYVVKQEWFWGSIQMDARAGESMYLFEKSESPGLKKSVSLLSLNTPNSNRKRRRLKETLAQLTRETDMSPFPPRKRPSAEHSLSIGSLLDISNTPDSSTTNGETPKSCARPSKNSTPLPLKQSARWQVAKELYQTESNYVDILTTIIQLFQVPLEKEGQLGGPILAQEEIKTIFGSIPDILDVHTKIKEDLEDLMMNWTESKSIGDIILKYSKDLLKTYPPFVNFFEMSKETITRCEKQKPRFHAFLKINQAKPECGRQSLAELLIRPVQRLPSVALLLNDIKKHTAEENPDKVTLERAIESLKEVMTHINEDKRKTEAQRQFFDVVYEVDGCPANLLSSHRSLVQRLETVALGDDLCDRGEQVTLFLFNDCLEIARKRHKVIGAFKSPHGHTRPPASLKHVVLMPLSQIKKVLDIRETEDCHKAFALVVRPPTELNNKLLSFQMTTEEPPKEDWLKMLCRHVANTICKADAENLIYTADPDSVEVNTKDMDSTLSRASRAIKKTSKKVTRAFSFSKTPKRALRRALMSHSATEGRSPSSANESYIGSRLTSTSSLAIARSSSTCSLNGSVKCVVNVHRSNSVRWSSQNSRPRPVLCPGSPNIHLSNAVEEKTSSNLESLNGHALDRSCPVPIITTTCGDAGDNNQCGAEKLCPSNPDC; from the exons ATGGCTGACAACAGTACGCTGGTGTCTGAAACTGGGAGGAGCCTCTTGGCTGATTCTTCTGTCCTTGATTCAAAAATTATAGAAACCTCCAAAGAGAATGTATTTCCTGGATCTGTTTTGGATGTTGAAG aagaaatgcctCAAATAGAAACAAGAGTGGTTTTGGTTCGGGAAGCAGGGAAACATGAGGAGCTTCTGAAAGCCTTGGAG ACCATTAAGATAATGGAAGTACCAGTTATAAAGATAAAGGAAACTAGTCCTGgtaaatcagaagaaaaactaataaaaagtaTTATTCATATG GAAATTAAAGTGCCCTACATAAAGACAGACACGATAGAAGAGCTTGGAGATTCTGATTCCCCAGAATTTGAGACTATCTTCGTTGTATCAGACTTCCAAGATTCTATCTTTAACAACCTCTGCAAAGCAGATTGCCGTGTCATTGGACCTCCAGTAGTACTGCACTGTGCACAAAAAGGAGAG CCTTTACCTTTCTCCTGTCGTCCACTGTACTGTGCAAGTATGTTGAACTTGGTACTGTGCTTTACAGGattcagaaagaaagatgaatta gttaaGCTAGTGACCTTGGTTCATCATATGGGTGGAATTATTCGAAGGGACTTTAGCTCAAAAGTTACACATCTGGTGGCCAACTCAACACATGGAGACAAATTCAGA ATTGCTGTAAGTCTTGGTACTCCTATCGTGAAAGCTGAGTGGATTTATAAGGCTTGggagaaaaggaatgaaat tGATTTCTGTGCAGCTGATGATGACTTCAGAAATCAATTCAAGGTTCTTCCCTTCCAGGATTGCATGTTAAGTTTCCTTGGATTCTCTGATGATGAGAAAGCTAACAtggaagaaatgacagaaatgcaaG gaGGACATTATTTACCAGTTGGTGATGAAAGGTGTACGCACTTAGTGGTTGAAGAAAGTACAGTAAAAGATCTTCCATTTGAACCTTTAAAAAACCTTTATGTTGTAAAGCAAGAG tggTTCTGGGGAAGCATTCAAATGGATGCCAGAGCTGGAGAGTCCATGTATTTATTTGAGAAG TCAGAGAGTCCTGGCCTCAAGAAGTCTGTGTCACTACTTTCTCTGAATACTCCAAACAGCAATCGTAAAAGACGCCGTTTGAAAGAAACTCTTGCACAACTGACCAGAGAAACAGACATGTCGCCGTTCCCTCCTCGGAAACGCCCATCAGCTGAACATTCACTTTCTATTGGGTCCTTGCTGGATATTTCTAACACTCCAGACTCGAGCACTACCAATGGAG AAACGCCAAAATCCTGTGCAAGGCCTTCCAAAAACTCAACTCCTCTTCCACTAAAGCAGTCTGCAAGATGGCAGGTTGCAAAGGAATTGTATCAGACAGAAAGTAACTATGTGGATATTCTAACAACAATCATTCAG TTATTTCAAGTTCCGTTGGAGAAGGAAGGACAACTTGGAGGACCAATCCTTGCACAAGAAGAGATTAAGACCATATTTGGCAGCATTCCAGATATTCTTGATGTGCACACTAAAATCAAG GAAGACCTGGAAGATCTTATGATGAATTGGACTGAAAGCAAAAGTATTGGTGATATCATTCTTAAATat TCAAAAGACTTGTTGAAAACATACCCTCCATTTGTGAATTTCTTCGAAATGAGCAAGGAGACTATTACTAGATGTGAAAAACAGAAGCCAAGGTTTCATGCCTTCCTAAAG ATAAACCAAGCTAAACCTGAATGTGGCCGCCAAAGCCTAGCTGAACTCCTTATCCGTCCTGTTCAAAGGCTGCCTAGTGTTGCTCTACTACTAAATG ataTTAAGAAGCATACAGCAGAAGAGAACCCAGATAAAGTAACTCTAGAGAGAGCTATTGAATCACTAAAGGAAGTGATGAC ACACATtaatgaagacaaaagaaaaacagaggcacAAAGGCAGTTCTTTGACGTTGTCTATGAAGTTGATGGATGTCCA GCCAATCTCTTGTCCTCTCACCGAAGCTTAGTTCAGCGTTTGGAAACCGTAGCGCTTGGCGATGACCTCTGTGACAGGGGAGAACAGGTCACACTCTTTCTGTTCAATGATTGCCTAGAG ATTGCGAGGAAACGGCATAAAGTTATTGGTGCTTTCAAGAGCCCACATGGCCACACGAGGCCTCCTGCATCTCTCAAGCATGTTGTTCTCATGCCTCTCTCCCAGATCAAGAAAGTCCTAGACATCAGGGAGACAGAAG ATTGCCATAAAGCTTTTGCCTTAGTTGTGCGGCCACCTACAGAACTCAACAACAAGCTACTCAGTTTCCAGATGACAACTGAAGAACCTCCTAAAGAAGATTGGTTGAAGATGTTGTGTCGGCATGTGGCTAACACTATTTGTAAAGCAGATGCA GAAAATCTCATTTATACTGCTGACCCTGATTCAGTTGAAGTAAATACTAAAGATATGGACAGTACTTTAAGCAGAGCTTCCAGGGCaataaagaaaacatcaaaaaag GTTACaagagcattttctttctcaaaaacaCCAAAGAGAGCTCTTCGAAGGGCTTTAATGTCACATAGTGCAACAGAAGGAAGAAGTCCCAGTTCAGCTAATGAGAGTTATATAGGCAGCCGACTGACTAGTACGTCATCATTAGCG ATTGCTCGTTCATCTTCTACGTGCAGCCTAAATGGATCTGTCAAATGTGTTGTTAATGTTCATCGCTCCAATTCTGTTCGTTGGAGCTCTCAAAATTCCAGGCCTCGACCTGTGCTGTGTCCTGGCTCTCCAAATATTCATCTTTCAaatgctgtagaagaaaaaaccTCTTCCAACTTGGAAAGCTTAAATGGTCATGCCTTGGACAGATCATGTCCTGTCCCTATTATTACTACCACTTGTGGTGATGCTGGAGATAATAATCAGTGTGGTGCTGAAAAACTCTGTCCATCAAATCCTGACTGCTAA